Proteins found in one Mesorhizobium sp. CAU 1732 genomic segment:
- a CDS encoding 5'-methylthioadenosine/S-adenosylhomocysteine nucleosidase (Enables the cleavage of the glycosidic bond in both 5'-methylthioadenosine and S-adenosylhomocysteine): MASTADLPRATTIGGRSVLFVMAAAAEYGPHLKQRLTPLMTGVGPVEAAIVLSSTLARMEAVGSLPYLVVSLGSAGSRILEQTGIYQASSVSYRDMDASALGFPRGETPFLDLPRVVEITPVIPGIARASLSTGANIVTGAAYDAIDADMVDMETFAVLRACQRFAVPMIGLRGISDGAADLKHVGDWTEYLHVIDEKLATSVDMLVAALERGDIAL, encoded by the coding sequence ATGGCATCAACGGCTGATTTGCCTCGCGCCACGACGATCGGAGGACGCAGCGTCCTCTTCGTGATGGCCGCCGCCGCTGAGTACGGACCCCATCTGAAGCAGCGGCTCACACCGCTGATGACGGGTGTCGGACCCGTAGAGGCCGCAATCGTGCTGTCCTCGACGCTTGCCCGAATGGAAGCGGTGGGATCTCTGCCATATCTCGTCGTGTCTCTCGGCTCGGCAGGCAGCAGGATCCTCGAACAGACCGGGATTTACCAGGCCTCGTCAGTCTCCTATCGCGACATGGACGCGTCGGCGCTCGGCTTTCCCAGGGGCGAAACGCCGTTCCTCGATCTGCCGCGCGTAGTGGAAATCACGCCAGTCATTCCCGGCATCGCGCGGGCATCGCTCTCCACCGGAGCCAACATCGTCACCGGCGCCGCATATGACGCGATCGACGCCGACATGGTCGACATGGAGACGTTTGCCGTTCTTCGCGCCTGCCAGCGTTTCGCCGTGCCCATGATCGGCCTGCGCGGCATTTCGGACGGCGCAGCCGACCTGAAACACGTCGGTGACTGGACGGAGTATCTTCATGTCATCGACGAGAAGCTCGCCACATCGGTGGATATGTTGGTCGCCGCACTGGAACGCGGCGACATCGCCCTCTGA
- the guaA gene encoding glutamine-hydrolyzing GMP synthase → MNTTAHPDTVLIIDFGSQVTQLIARRVREAGVYSEIVPFQSAEEAFRRIEPKAVILSGSPASTIDIGSPRAPQMIFEAGVPVLGICYGEQTMCAQLGGSVEGGHHREFGRAFLEIEDECALFDGVWAKGTRHQVWMSHGDRVTTIPDGFRVVGTSTGAPFAAIADEKRKFYAVQFHPEVVHTPDGSKLLANFVHRIAGLRGDWSMAAYREQAVAAIRKQVGDGRVICALSGGVDSSVAAVLIHEAIGERLTCIFVDHGLMRKGEGEQVVSMYREHYNIPLVHVQAQDLFIGALEGEADPEKKRKTIGRLFIEVFEQEAKKLERDGKRAEFLAQGTLYPDVIESVSFTGGPSVTIKSHHNVGGLPDRMNMKLVEPLRELFKDEVRALGRELGLPDHFIERHPFPGPGLAIRCPGPVTREKLDILREADAIYLDEIRKAGLYDAIWQAFAVLLPVQTVGVMGDGRTYEFVCALRAVTSVDGMTADFYHYDMNFLGNAATRIINEVRGINRVVYDVTSKPPGTIEWE, encoded by the coding sequence ATGAACACCACCGCTCATCCCGACACAGTCCTCATCATCGATTTCGGCAGCCAGGTCACCCAGTTGATCGCGCGGCGCGTTCGCGAAGCAGGCGTCTACTCCGAGATCGTGCCCTTTCAATCCGCCGAAGAGGCGTTTCGGCGCATCGAGCCCAAGGCGGTCATCCTCTCCGGCAGCCCGGCGTCGACGATCGACATCGGCAGTCCGCGCGCACCGCAGATGATCTTCGAGGCAGGCGTGCCCGTTCTCGGCATCTGCTATGGCGAGCAAACGATGTGCGCCCAGCTCGGCGGCTCCGTCGAAGGCGGACACCACCGCGAATTCGGTCGCGCCTTCCTCGAGATCGAGGACGAATGCGCCCTGTTCGATGGCGTCTGGGCCAAGGGCACCCGGCATCAGGTCTGGATGAGCCACGGCGACCGCGTCACGACCATTCCCGATGGCTTCCGCGTGGTCGGCACTTCGACCGGCGCACCCTTTGCGGCCATCGCGGACGAGAAGCGCAAATTCTACGCGGTGCAGTTCCACCCCGAAGTCGTCCACACGCCGGACGGATCCAAGCTGCTTGCCAATTTCGTGCACCGCATCGCCGGGCTCAGAGGCGACTGGTCGATGGCCGCCTATCGCGAGCAGGCCGTCGCCGCGATCCGCAAACAGGTCGGCGACGGCCGCGTGATCTGCGCGCTCTCGGGCGGTGTCGATTCCTCCGTCGCGGCCGTGCTGATCCATGAGGCGATCGGCGAGCGCCTGACCTGCATCTTCGTCGACCATGGCCTGATGCGGAAGGGCGAAGGCGAGCAGGTCGTCTCGATGTACCGCGAGCATTACAACATCCCGCTTGTGCACGTGCAGGCGCAGGATTTGTTCATTGGCGCGCTGGAAGGCGAAGCGGACCCCGAAAAGAAGCGCAAGACGATCGGCCGCCTGTTCATCGAAGTCTTCGAGCAGGAAGCAAAAAAGCTCGAACGCGACGGCAAGCGCGCCGAGTTCTTGGCGCAGGGCACGCTCTATCCCGACGTGATCGAAAGCGTGTCGTTCACCGGCGGACCGTCCGTGACGATCAAGTCGCACCACAATGTCGGTGGCCTGCCCGACCGCATGAACATGAAGCTGGTCGAGCCGCTGCGCGAACTCTTCAAGGACGAGGTGAGGGCGCTCGGCAGGGAACTCGGCCTGCCCGACCACTTCATCGAGCGTCATCCGTTCCCCGGCCCCGGCCTCGCCATCCGCTGCCCCGGCCCCGTCACCCGCGAGAAGCTGGACATCCTGCGCGAAGCCGACGCGATCTATCTCGACGAAATCCGCAAGGCCGGCCTCTACGACGCCATCTGGCAGGCTTTCGCCGTGCTTCTGCCGGTGCAGACGGTAGGCGTGATGGGCGACGGCCGCACCTACGAATTCGTCTGCGCGCTGCGCGCCGTGACCTCGGTGGACGGCATGACGGCGGATTTCTATCATTACGACATGAACTTCCTCGGCAATGCGGCAACCCGCATCATCAACGAAGTCCGCGGCATCAACCGCGTCGTCTACGACGTGACCTCTAAGCCGCCCGGCACCATCGAGTGGGAATGA
- the pqqE gene encoding pyrroloquinoline quinone biosynthesis protein PqqE translates to MSEPLLAPIGILAELTHRCPLQCPYCSNPTELLKANREMDTESWLSLFDQAADLGVLQVHLSGGEPTLRRDLEQLIAGLSRRGVYTNLITAGVGIAEGRIEAFAEAGLDHLQLSFQGARPDTTVRIGNHPGSHEKKLETARRARAAGLPLTINAPIHRHNIEEVPEFIELALSLEAERLEIANVQYAGWALVNRNTLMPDRAAVERQAEIVEEARARLVGIMNIDFVPPDYFATYPKPCMGGWARDAFMVAPDGTVLPCHAAQTISSLTFEQFGPRTLAEIWTDSPAFNAFRGTDWMQEPCRSCERREIDWGGCRCQAMAIAGNAAATDPACIKSPLHARMATLAKAGIAARSQDAATKDGFVYRRIGSAPQAESSAPVKPDPALTD, encoded by the coding sequence ATGAGCGAGCCCCTTCTTGCCCCGATCGGCATACTGGCGGAACTGACGCATCGCTGCCCGCTGCAGTGCCCCTATTGCTCCAATCCGACCGAGCTTTTGAAAGCCAACCGCGAGATGGACACCGAAAGCTGGCTGTCGCTGTTTGACCAGGCGGCCGATCTCGGCGTGCTCCAGGTCCATCTCTCCGGCGGCGAACCGACACTGCGCCGCGATCTCGAACAGTTGATTGCCGGACTTTCGCGGCGCGGCGTCTACACCAATCTGATCACCGCCGGCGTCGGCATTGCCGAGGGTCGCATCGAGGCGTTCGCCGAAGCGGGGCTCGACCATTTGCAACTGAGCTTCCAGGGCGCGCGCCCGGATACCACCGTGCGCATCGGCAACCATCCGGGTAGCCACGAGAAGAAGCTGGAGACGGCGCGGCGTGCGCGAGCGGCCGGCCTGCCGCTCACCATCAACGCGCCGATCCACCGCCACAACATCGAGGAAGTGCCTGAGTTCATCGAGCTTGCGCTGTCCCTGGAGGCCGAGCGTCTCGAGATCGCCAACGTGCAGTACGCCGGCTGGGCGCTCGTCAACCGCAATACGCTGATGCCCGACCGAGCGGCGGTCGAGCGACAGGCCGAGATCGTTGAGGAAGCGCGCGCACGGCTCGTCGGCATCATGAACATCGATTTCGTTCCGCCAGACTATTTCGCCACCTATCCAAAACCCTGCATGGGCGGCTGGGCGCGCGACGCCTTCATGGTGGCGCCGGATGGCACCGTGTTGCCCTGCCACGCCGCGCAGACGATATCCTCGCTGACGTTCGAGCAATTCGGTCCCCGCACGCTCGCCGAAATCTGGACCGATTCGCCAGCCTTCAACGCGTTTCGCGGCACGGACTGGATGCAGGAGCCCTGCCGGAGCTGCGAGAGGCGCGAGATCGATTGGGGCGGCTGCCGCTGCCAGGCGATGGCGATCGCCGGCAACGCCGCGGCCACTGACCCCGCCTGCATCAAGTCGCCTCTCCACGCCCGAATGGCGACACTCGCCAAGGCGGGCATTGCCGCCCGCAGCCAAGACGCCGCGACGAAAGATGGTTTCGTCTATCGCCGCATCGGCAGCGCGCCGCAGGCTGAAAGCTCGGCGCCGGTGAAACCAGATCCAGCCTTGACCGACTGA
- the pqqD gene encoding pyrroloquinoline quinone biosynthesis peptide chaperone PqqD, producing MALRQRAMASPHALPSLPKHVRIQYDPVRQAFAVLSPENIFWPNEISLEILRRCDGVSTLEKIVAELAREYDAPEEDVAADVTAFIQEWSDKLLVKL from the coding sequence ATGGCGCTGCGCCAACGCGCGATGGCGTCGCCGCACGCCTTGCCCTCGCTGCCGAAACATGTGCGCATCCAATACGACCCAGTGCGACAAGCCTTCGCCGTTCTGTCGCCCGAAAATATATTCTGGCCGAACGAAATCAGCCTCGAAATCCTGCGTCGCTGTGACGGCGTCTCGACCCTCGAAAAGATCGTCGCCGAGCTCGCCCGGGAATACGACGCGCCGGAAGAAGACGTGGCAGCCGACGTCACCGCCTTCATTCAGGAATGGTCCGACAAGCTGCTGGTGAAGCTATGA
- the pqqC gene encoding pyrroloquinoline-quinone synthase PqqC: MNFHAAARNRMSAPDLEAILRQVGAERYHNRHPYHHRMVSGALSKGELQAWALNRYCYQAVIPRKDAMILTRAEDPAFRAEWRKRIEDHDGDDGWSGGIARWLHLATSLGLDVEAVKSEKLALPATRFAVGAYLSFCTNRTLLEAVASSLTELFSPVIIAERVPAMLAKYDYVTADTLAYFSKRPEQASRDSDFALAYVLEHADTPERQQGVIDALVFKCDILWAMLDALQHAYGEGRNIPPGAFQPETAR, encoded by the coding sequence ATGAACTTCCACGCCGCAGCCAGAAACAGAATGTCCGCACCCGACCTGGAAGCCATACTCCGGCAGGTCGGCGCGGAGCGCTACCACAACCGCCACCCGTACCATCACCGCATGGTGTCGGGCGCCCTTTCCAAGGGCGAGTTGCAAGCCTGGGCGCTCAACCGCTACTGCTACCAGGCCGTCATTCCACGCAAGGATGCGATGATCCTCACGCGCGCTGAGGATCCGGCCTTCCGTGCCGAGTGGCGCAAGCGCATCGAAGACCACGACGGCGACGACGGCTGGAGCGGCGGCATCGCCCGCTGGCTGCATCTGGCGACCTCGCTCGGCCTTGATGTCGAGGCCGTGAAAAGCGAGAAGCTGGCATTGCCGGCGACACGCTTCGCGGTCGGCGCCTATCTCTCTTTCTGCACCAACCGGACATTGCTCGAAGCCGTCGCCTCGTCGCTGACGGAGCTATTTTCGCCTGTCATCATCGCCGAGCGCGTGCCGGCGATGCTCGCCAAATACGACTACGTCACGGCGGATACGCTGGCCTATTTCAGCAAGCGGCCGGAACAGGCTTCGCGCGATTCCGACTTCGCGCTCGCCTATGTGCTGGAGCACGCCGACACGCCCGAGCGGCAGCAGGGGGTGATCGATGCGCTCGTCTTCAAATGCGATATACTCTGGGCCATGCTGGACGCACTTCAGCACGCCTATGGCGAGGGCAGGAACATTCCGCCCGGAGCCTTCCAGCCGGAGACCGCGAGATGA
- the pqqB gene encoding pyrroloquinoline quinone biosynthesis protein PqqB, whose translation MRLKVVGSAAGGGFPQWNCNYRLSRAVRSGIPGVRRRTQSSLAASANERDWVLFNASPDILQQIAETPELQPHIDAPLRSTPIRAVVLTNADVDHVAGLLSLRERQPFAIYATADVLAVLDANSIFNVLDPAIVPRRKLPVDREFEICDAENRGTGVHIESFAVPGKVALYMEDSSRPDADYNSDSGDTIGVRIGGGPGKGSVFYIPGCARINAALRSRLAGAACLLFDGTVFTDEEMITAGVGTKTGARMGHLAMSGPEGSIAGLEDVRIDRRIFVHINNTNPVLDENSAEHAAVTAAGWEIAHDGMEIEP comes from the coding sequence TTGCGGCTCAAGGTTGTTGGATCGGCGGCGGGCGGTGGTTTTCCGCAATGGAACTGCAATTACCGGCTGAGCCGTGCGGTCCGTTCCGGTATTCCTGGTGTACGCCGGCGGACGCAGTCCAGCCTTGCGGCATCGGCCAACGAACGCGACTGGGTTCTTTTCAACGCCTCCCCCGACATTCTGCAACAGATTGCCGAGACGCCCGAATTGCAGCCTCACATCGACGCGCCTCTGCGCTCGACGCCTATCCGCGCCGTGGTGCTGACCAATGCCGACGTCGATCACGTCGCCGGCCTGCTCAGCCTGCGCGAGCGTCAACCTTTCGCCATTTATGCGACGGCCGATGTCCTGGCCGTGCTCGACGCGAATTCCATCTTCAACGTGCTCGATCCGGCAATCGTGCCGCGACGCAAGCTTCCAGTCGACCGCGAGTTCGAGATTTGCGATGCGGAGAACCGCGGGACGGGCGTCCACATCGAGAGCTTCGCCGTGCCAGGCAAGGTGGCGCTCTACATGGAGGATTCCAGCCGGCCAGACGCCGATTACAACTCCGACAGCGGCGACACGATCGGCGTGCGCATTGGTGGAGGTCCGGGCAAAGGCTCGGTCTTCTACATTCCCGGCTGCGCGCGGATCAATGCAGCCCTGCGCTCGCGTCTGGCCGGCGCCGCCTGCCTCCTCTTCGACGGCACGGTATTCACCGACGAGGAGATGATCACCGCGGGTGTCGGCACAAAGACCGGCGCACGCATGGGCCATCTCGCAATGTCGGGACCGGAAGGCTCCATCGCCGGCCTCGAAGACGTGAGGATTGACCGGCGCATCTTTGTTCATATCAACAACACCAACCCGGTCCTCGACGAGAATTCGGCCGAACATGCCGCCGTCACGGCGGCGGGCTGGGAAATCGCGCATGACGGCATGGAGATCGAGCCATGA
- a CDS encoding substrate-binding domain-containing protein, translating to MSLRRFRMRLLALTFAIAAVPAGALAQGAGLGAAGELVDPDVLRVCADPSNMPFSDESGKGFENRLAELVAEKTGRKSVAYTWFPMATGFVRNTLRANRCDIIMGYAQGDELVQNTNAYYRSTYVLVFKKGGGLDDVKTIEDPKLADKKIGIVGGTPPSANMATAGLMKKAKNYPLMVDTRFAPSMAEVMIKDMLDGVIDVAVLWGPMAGYYARESGADLAIVPLVKGKTGSRVTYRITMGVRPSDQEWKRTLNRVIKENQEEINNILLEYNVPLIDEQDKPITQ from the coding sequence ATGTCCCTTCGGCGTTTCCGCATGAGATTGCTGGCCCTGACCTTCGCGATTGCGGCGGTGCCGGCCGGCGCCCTTGCACAGGGCGCCGGCCTCGGCGCCGCGGGAGAACTCGTAGACCCTGATGTGCTCAGGGTTTGCGCCGATCCCTCGAACATGCCGTTCTCCGACGAAAGCGGCAAAGGTTTTGAGAACAGGCTGGCTGAACTGGTGGCCGAAAAGACAGGCCGCAAATCGGTCGCCTACACGTGGTTCCCGATGGCCACCGGCTTCGTGCGCAACACGCTGCGGGCCAACCGCTGCGACATCATCATGGGTTACGCGCAGGGCGACGAACTGGTGCAGAACACCAATGCCTACTACCGCTCGACCTATGTTCTGGTGTTCAAAAAGGGTGGCGGTCTCGACGACGTCAAGACGATCGAAGATCCGAAACTCGCCGACAAGAAAATCGGCATCGTCGGCGGGACGCCGCCGTCCGCCAACATGGCGACAGCCGGCCTGATGAAGAAGGCCAAGAACTACCCGCTGATGGTCGATACGCGCTTCGCTCCGTCCATGGCCGAAGTGATGATCAAGGACATGCTGGACGGCGTGATCGACGTGGCCGTCCTGTGGGGGCCGATGGCTGGTTATTACGCGCGAGAATCCGGCGCCGATCTGGCCATCGTCCCGCTTGTCAAGGGAAAGACCGGGTCGCGCGTGACGTATCGCATTACAATGGGCGTGCGCCCCTCGGACCAGGAGTGGAAGCGGACGCTCAATCGGGTCATCAAGGAGAACCAGGAGGAGATCAACAATATATTACTCGAATACAATGTGCCTCTGATTGACGAGCAAGATAAACCCATCACGCAATGA
- a CDS encoding c-type cytochrome, methanol metabolism-related → MSVSNAVRVLVMVLLIGPSLALGTALAQDTKEKAAAVTDEDGKYFDADGNPTYKIQADGTVDWYTFSGYRRYHSDCHVCHGPDGVGSSYAPALATSLKNMDYGTFLAIVAEGRTSVGGGKENVMPAFGDNKNVYCYMDDLYVYLRARAVGDAPRGRPPQKEDKPQGAKDYETSCMEE, encoded by the coding sequence ATGTCCGTCAGCAATGCAGTTCGGGTTCTTGTCATGGTTCTTCTGATCGGTCCCAGCCTCGCACTCGGTACCGCCCTGGCTCAGGATACCAAGGAAAAGGCCGCTGCTGTCACCGACGAGGACGGCAAGTATTTCGACGCTGATGGAAACCCGACTTACAAGATCCAGGCCGACGGCACCGTCGACTGGTACACATTCAGCGGCTATCGCCGCTACCATTCGGACTGTCATGTCTGCCACGGCCCCGACGGTGTCGGCTCGAGCTACGCGCCGGCGCTCGCCACATCGCTGAAGAACATGGATTACGGCACGTTCCTGGCGATCGTCGCCGAAGGACGCACGAGCGTCGGCGGCGGCAAGGAAAACGTCATGCCCGCCTTCGGCGACAACAAGAACGTCTATTGCTACATGGACGACCTCTACGTCTATCTGCGCGCCCGCGCCGTCGGCGATGCCCCGCGCGGCAGGCCTCCCCAGAAGGAGGACAAGCCGCAAGGGGCAAAGGACTACGAAACCTCGTGCATGGAAGAATGA
- a CDS encoding methanol/ethanol family PQQ-dependent dehydrogenase, which yields MTCASAYGVLANDELNALASDAKNWAMPTGDYANTRYSKLNQINKDNVKDLQVKWTMSTGVLRGHEGGPLVIGDVMYIHTPFPNIVYALDLNNDGKILWKYEPKQDPNVIPIMCCDTVNRGVAYGDGKIILNQADTTVTALDAKTGKVLWQTKNGEDIAGGKGESGTAAPMVVKDKVLIGISGAEFGVRGHMSAYNLSDGSLAWRAYSTGPDAETLIDAEKTTHLGKPVGPDSGQNTWEGEQWKTGGGTTWGWFAYDPELNLVYYGTGNPSTWNPVQRPGDNRWSMTIMARDADTGMAKWLYQMTPHDEWDYDGVNEMILVDDMQIDGAARDVLVHFDRNGFAYTMDRATGELLVAKKFDPTVNWATEVNMDPDSDQYGRPQVVAEFSTQQNGEDTNTTGVCPAALGTKDQQPATYSPKTGLFYVPTNHVCMDYEPYKVSYTAGQPYVGATVSMYPTPNSHGGMGNFIAWDAAKGEIVWSKPEQFSVWSGATATEGDIVFYGTLEGYIKAVDNDGNELYKFKTPSGIIGNINTFEHGGKQYIAVLSGVGGWAGIGLAGGLLQAEGAAAWQQAVAGENAPSDESASISTAGLGAVGGYAALADYTTLGGQLTVFGLPD from the coding sequence ATGACATGCGCCTCGGCCTACGGAGTATTGGCAAATGACGAACTGAACGCGCTTGCCTCGGACGCGAAGAACTGGGCAATGCCCACGGGTGACTATGCAAACACCCGCTATTCGAAACTGAACCAGATCAACAAGGACAATGTGAAGGACCTGCAGGTCAAGTGGACGATGTCCACCGGCGTGCTGCGCGGCCATGAAGGCGGCCCCCTGGTGATCGGCGACGTGATGTACATCCACACGCCGTTCCCGAATATCGTCTACGCCCTCGACCTCAACAATGACGGCAAAATCCTCTGGAAATACGAACCCAAGCAGGATCCTAACGTCATTCCGATCATGTGCTGCGACACGGTGAATCGCGGCGTCGCCTATGGTGACGGCAAGATCATCCTGAACCAGGCGGATACTACCGTCACCGCGCTCGATGCCAAGACCGGCAAGGTCCTCTGGCAGACGAAGAACGGCGAGGACATCGCCGGCGGCAAGGGCGAGAGCGGAACGGCTGCGCCCATGGTCGTCAAGGACAAGGTGCTGATCGGTATATCGGGCGCTGAATTCGGCGTCAGAGGCCACATGTCGGCCTACAACCTCAGTGACGGTTCGCTTGCGTGGCGGGCCTATTCGACGGGACCCGATGCCGAAACCCTGATCGATGCCGAGAAGACAACTCATCTCGGCAAGCCGGTCGGCCCCGACTCAGGCCAGAACACCTGGGAAGGCGAACAGTGGAAAACCGGTGGCGGTACGACCTGGGGCTGGTTTGCCTATGATCCCGAGTTGAACCTAGTCTACTACGGCACGGGCAATCCATCGACCTGGAACCCGGTCCAGCGGCCCGGCGACAATCGCTGGTCGATGACGATCATGGCTCGCGATGCCGACACCGGTATGGCCAAGTGGCTCTACCAGATGACTCCGCATGACGAGTGGGACTACGACGGCGTCAACGAGATGATCCTCGTCGACGACATGCAGATCGACGGTGCCGCGCGTGACGTTCTGGTCCACTTCGACCGCAACGGCTTCGCCTATACGATGGATCGCGCAACCGGCGAGCTTCTGGTCGCCAAGAAATTCGATCCGACCGTCAACTGGGCGACCGAAGTCAATATGGACCCCGACAGCGACCAGTACGGTCGTCCTCAGGTTGTGGCCGAGTTTTCGACCCAGCAGAACGGCGAAGATACCAACACCACCGGCGTTTGCCCGGCGGCGCTTGGCACGAAGGACCAGCAGCCGGCGACCTATTCGCCGAAGACCGGTCTCTTCTACGTCCCGACCAACCACGTCTGCATGGACTACGAGCCTTACAAGGTCAGCTACACGGCCGGCCAGCCCTATGTGGGCGCGACCGTGTCGATGTACCCGACTCCGAACAGCCATGGCGGCATGGGCAACTTCATCGCCTGGGATGCGGCCAAGGGTGAGATCGTATGGTCGAAACCCGAGCAGTTCTCGGTGTGGTCAGGCGCGACGGCTACCGAAGGCGATATCGTCTTCTACGGCACGCTGGAAGGCTACATCAAGGCGGTCGATAATGACGGCAACGAACTCTACAAGTTCAAGACCCCGTCCGGCATCATCGGCAACATCAACACCTTCGAGCACGGCGGCAAGCAGTACATAGCCGTTCTCTCAGGCGTTGGCGGCTGGGCCGGCATCGGTCTCGCCGGCGGTCTGCTCCAGGCCGAAGGCGCTGCTGCCTGGCAACAGGCGGTTGCCGGTGAAAATGCTCCGTCCGACGAATCGGCAAGCATCTCCACGGCCGGTCTCGGTGCGGTCGGTGGCTACGCCGCTCTTGCCGACTACACGACGCTGGGCGGTCAGCTCACCGTCTTCGGTCTCCCGGATTGA
- a CDS encoding ATP-binding cassette domain-containing protein, producing the protein MHPAGASVPLKVDIAEKTFRSSEGVTITALRNLSFEIRQGEFACLLGPSGCGKTTTLRILLGLDKKFSGSFQLPEEGADRVAAVFQEPILLPWRTVEQNVRLALPRARRNANLDELFDSLGLAGMRTLFPAELSLGLARRAALARAFAIEPAVLFLDEPFVSLDENTAERLRHLLLSVWSAKPTTALMVTHNLREALMLSDRIIVLSPRPAHVQGVFDVRLPRQYRNPQVMSDLLRSFHQKFPDIN; encoded by the coding sequence ATGCATCCCGCTGGCGCCAGCGTGCCGCTTAAGGTCGACATCGCCGAAAAGACGTTCCGGTCGTCCGAAGGCGTCACGATCACGGCATTGCGGAACCTCTCCTTCGAGATCCGGCAAGGCGAGTTCGCTTGCCTGCTTGGCCCGTCCGGCTGCGGCAAGACCACGACCCTGCGCATCCTGCTTGGCCTCGACAAGAAATTCTCCGGTTCCTTCCAGCTTCCCGAAGAAGGCGCCGACCGCGTCGCTGCGGTGTTCCAGGAGCCGATCCTGCTGCCGTGGCGGACGGTCGAGCAGAATGTCAGGCTGGCCTTGCCGCGCGCCAGGAGAAACGCCAATCTCGACGAGCTGTTCGACAGTCTTGGCCTAGCCGGCATGAGAACGCTGTTTCCGGCTGAGCTTTCGCTCGGCCTCGCCCGGCGGGCTGCGCTCGCCAGGGCTTTCGCAATCGAACCGGCGGTCCTTTTCCTGGATGAGCCCTTCGTCTCACTCGACGAGAATACCGCCGAGCGGCTCCGTCATCTCCTGCTGTCGGTATGGTCCGCGAAGCCGACAACCGCCTTGATGGTGACCCACAATTTGCGTGAAGCGCTGATGCTGTCGGACCGCATCATCGTGCTGTCGCCGCGTCCGGCGCATGTGCAGGGCGTGTTCGACGTGCGATTGCCCAGGCAGTACCGCAATCCTCAGGTGATGAGCGACCTGCTGCGGTCGTTCCATCAGAAGTTTCCGGACATCAATTGA
- a CDS encoding ABC transporter permease yields the protein MPAATVVASLLGFCLLWALAAHTWPSRALPSPAEVWQVLVREAASGELFFNLGVTLGRVAAAYAVAMIFGCVIGILLGMHRRADRFFNAWVILFLNIPALVIIVLAYIWFGLNEAAAIGAVAVNKIPNVVVTMREGARALDPRYAEMAAVYRFGTLDRIRHVLLPQLQPYLAAASRSGIALIWKIVLVVELLGRSNGVGFQIHLHFQLFDVAAILAYTLAFVTIMLLIELLLVQPLERHASRWRQRAA from the coding sequence ATGCCGGCAGCCACTGTGGTGGCTTCGCTGCTGGGGTTCTGCCTGCTTTGGGCACTGGCAGCCCACACATGGCCGAGCCGTGCACTCCCCTCGCCTGCCGAGGTCTGGCAGGTGCTGGTCAGGGAGGCGGCGAGTGGCGAGCTGTTCTTCAATCTCGGCGTCACGCTGGGCCGCGTTGCGGCTGCCTATGCCGTGGCGATGATTTTCGGCTGCGTCATCGGTATCCTGCTTGGCATGCATCGCCGTGCCGACCGCTTCTTCAATGCCTGGGTGATCCTGTTCCTCAACATCCCCGCGCTGGTGATCATCGTGCTCGCCTATATCTGGTTCGGCCTCAACGAGGCGGCGGCGATCGGCGCGGTAGCGGTGAACAAGATCCCGAACGTCGTCGTGACAATGCGCGAAGGCGCCAGAGCGTTAGACCCGCGCTATGCGGAGATGGCCGCCGTCTACCGTTTCGGCACGCTCGACCGAATCCGCCACGTGCTTCTGCCCCAGTTGCAGCCTTATCTCGCAGCCGCCTCGCGGTCGGGGATAGCGCTCATCTGGAAGATCGTCCTGGTGGTCGAATTGCTCGGCCGCTCGAACGGCGTCGGCTTCCAGATCCATCTCCATTTCCAGCTCTTCGACGTCGCGGCTATTCTGGCCTATACGCTGGCGTTCGTGACGATCATGCTCCTCATAGAACTCCTTCTGGTGCAACCCCTTGAACGACATGCATCCCGCTGGCGCCAGCGTGCCGCTTAA